The region ACCCTCTTCTCACTCAGGAAAAAGATCTACGTGCTTACACATTACTGTTTGTAGCTACATCTATGTTCGTTgctctttaaatcattttggaGAACACCTAACTTTTCAAACGAAATGTGACGCTTCAACTGTCATCAACAGACCACATGTTTacatacaccccccccccccccaacacaacACACgaaacactttcactttcatagACACAAATCTTTATGATTTCTGGCTCAGCAGTGGTGAAGACAACACCTGGCCGATGGTTTCTGTCCGAGTTTCCGTACCTGGAAGCGTATTTTGATGACGTCCAGCGGGTTGCAGGCTGCTCGGGTGATGAAGCCGCTCACGCCGCCCGCCACGGCGTACTCAGTCGACGTCAACTCTACCTTCTCCTGCGGATCATACCCCACCATTCTCCTCCAGACCGTTCCTTAAACTGTAGCGTCTTCTTCCTGAGGTTTAAGACACGGTGGTGTCACTTGTAACCCCGAAGTGTCCTTGTGTTGTGTGTTTCCGGTATTTTCGTTGACCTCTTTTTCTGAGGTATCGGTGTGGTCTCGCACCAATGTTTTCAGTGATttctcaagcagatgtaaggagttGCGTTTGACGTGGAGCTACCACGCCTCCTAGCGGTTGAATGGGAAACGACAATGATAAAGAGCATATGTAGAAGGGTACTAGTATAATtgccaaataattttttttaggtaGCGTTTGTAAATAAATATTAaccgttacgttaacgtaaagTATTTCCACATTCTTTTGCACACGTACTGGTAGTGGTAATCTCATATATCacactacatgtatctccaCTTCTAAACGGGAAGAGCACGAATTCCAACTAGCTGACTGCAGAGCGCAACTAAAAATCAGAAAGTTCTAAGTATTTCTCCCTATCGCATGATCTTTTTAGGTGAcgacagtgtgtgtgtgaattGCTTTGTTTTATAAGGAGCCCTGTTCAAGACAGGGCGGTGAAAAATTGAGTTATAGACTCATTGACTGTTCCCCTCCACGGAAATCTTTAGTAAAAGGCGAAAGATTTGTACGTGAGTACTGAAGGGAAACCAGAGTAACGCCTATAGGTCGCTGTTCTTAACCGTATCAAACGGTAACAATCTACCGACGTGGTAGAATTGTAAGATCAAAATTCAAATCCTGAAGGCCTCAACAACATTGATCAGCTTCATATTTCATAACACCATATGTGCATCACTTTACCGACTTTTTCATGCGTCTAACTTTGCTGCATTCAAACCTTCATTTTTTCGATCATTTCTTTTCTCACACCTGTATGCACCTGAACGTGACTGCCTGGAAATATGCTAATGAGCGTTTTTTGTCAGAGCTCATGAATATGTATGAATCGCAACCATGGCATTTCAAGTTACTAGTACCTAACATGTCCAACCATATTTGTTTCTACTTGTAATTCCTATATCAAggtgtttgtcttcttctgcCGGTTTATGATTATTTTCTGAAGAAGAGTGACTGGTATtaaagcctgactaaatcgcacacctagcggccggcccgacggataccgccCCTCAACTTATAGTTGTATGTCCAAATctagaaaaaatgtttttcaaaagCTTAAAAGCTAATCCTTAATAAATATCTTGCATATTTGTTACCGGGAAAAGTACGCTTGTACTTCATGTTGACATGTGTGATGAAATGCACCGATGCTGATACTGTAATATAATAAAGGTACAATTAGAAGAATTATTCATATACAAAACATAAATTCTGATTTGTATATGAATAATTGTTCTAATTGTACAGTTCTCAATTCTcaatgcaacatgaaacaaattCATAATGATGGTGTCGAAAAGAGGCTTCAATGTGTCACGCATCCGGAACAGATAAAATACTACATTTGTTTCTCAAAATGACGGATTGAGATATCCCGCTCGTATTGAGATCATTCGCTAGTTTCCGACATAAGCGTGCATGAAGTCTGTGTATGTGAACTTCTTTGGTTTCTAATGTCCCCTGTTCAAGACAGGGTGGTGAAAAATTGAGCTATAGACTCATTGATTGTTCCCCTCCACGGAAATCTTTAGTAAAAGGCGAAAGATTTGTACGTGAGTACTGAAGGGAAACCAGAGTAAAATAGTTAGGTCGCCATCTTTTGGACTATCAAACGGTAACAATTTCTTTACATGGCAGATTTACAAGAGCAAAATTCAACTTCTGAAGGCAGCAGCAAAATTGGATGACTGGATATTTCGTGATATCATACGAACATCACGTCACCGACTTTAAGAAAAAATACACCTATCTTTGCAGCATTCAAAGCTAAGTAAAATCGTGATATCtataaactttaacttcaatCATTATTTATCCCGCACCTGTATGAACCTGGGTAGGAATGCCGGGAAATATGTTAATGAGCCTTATGTGGGAAGCTATGAATATGGATGATTTAAAACAATGTAAACATGTAACCTAAAGCAAACAAGCAATCACGCTGTTCAAATGACGTAATTTTATTCACTTAGTGACgtcaaggaggtttcatatacACTTGGTGACGTTTTTCCTGGCTTGTATACATAAGTGCAATAATAGAAATGGGTATTGTAGGGAGGAGTGGATTGACAAAATGAGAAGGGAGGGTGAAATGCGAGAGGAAGTGagatacaaaaatattaaatGTAGAAGGagtgaacaaggaggttatgtagactatataacctccttggtgtgaggAAACACtggtggagggggtggggggggggggggggggggtagatgaAAGGGATGGTGAAATGGGGCAGAAACATGCTGATGCCAGAAAATAAAAGTATCTCGAAAGTCGACTCTATAACATTGCTTGGCCTATTCTCTTTTCTCCAACCACCAACCATTTCATTTTTATAGACTTGGGTCAACATATCATACATAGTTTTATGtcaaaatcaaacaactcaATCGCATTACACTGTCAATCATAATATATCCTTCTCAACTTGATCTGTCTTATGAACGGACAATAGTCTCTCAATTGTTTTGTTGGAGGCCCTTTCTCAAATCTCTGAAATGTTCTCAAGAACCGAAACTGAGTTCACGACGCAGTACCGGTCTGCCCTTTTTGTCCGTTTTCTGGTTCAGCTCCACGTGTATGACGTCACGATAAAAAGCGCCCTCTGTCTCCCACGGGTAACAGTACAGCAGTTCCTGCCTCCATTCCCTGTCCAACTCTTCCCGGCCTTTGTTGTTGAACTCGGATAACCCGCACTGTGTCGCAATCACCTCGGCGTCGTCCCAGTCGTGACTGTAGTCTTCTTTCTTCATGGTTCCCTCTACCACCGTACCGGTCAGCTTGACTGCCGGCGACTGGACTGACCAAATCGGTGCCAGTCCCTCTTTCCCCTCTCTTACTACGCTGATCCACCTTTCTTTGGTGGATTTTCCCGCCTTGTTTGCACTGATTTCCTTTTTGGAGTCGTCCTTGCTCGTCACAAGTTTTCCTGACTCCATTTTCTTTTTAGCTTCGTTCTTTACCGTTTTTGCAGCCTTCATCGCTACGGGTATATTTCTTACTTTTTCAGTATTTAGGCTCTGATTGTTGTTGACGTCTGCAGTATGAGGCTTCATAAAGTTTATGTTCATCAGATTCGGAACTTCTTGCTCTTCCAAGTGTTGTATCCACGACTTTGCGTAGTCTTCACGTTTTGTGTTCGTCTCCTCGACGTCGTTGTGCCCGTGCGGCGCCGTGTGACATGCAGGGAAGACGGGACTGCAGGTAGGGGGCGCTACTGAGCGGTAACCCTTGATTCCTGAACGTTTCGACGTCCTATCCCTGTATTTCATAAGATAAAGGAAGAATAAACAGAATTGattaaacaatatctatttaGCGTCGAACACCTTATCTACTATTGTCATTTAATATTTACTCCTCTACTAGGACTGTGTTTTAATCGAGTTTCTTTGATATGCTATTCTATAGTGCTAATAATCACATGCGCAAGGAAGTGTAAGCATATTTtgtaaacgttttttttttacgaaaaaGATGATAACAACGACATAAACAACACTACAGGTCCGGAATCATCGTATTTTAGAATCATAAGCTATGGAAATGACTTTTGCCAAAATGCATACAGATCAAAATGAATTCTTACCACCCTGAAAAGAAGGAGTCCATCCAGTCGTGGCTGTATTCTTCCCTCCAGATGTTTCGGTCCTTCACCCAACTATGCAGGGGGTCTTCCCAGTGAAACGGGCGACTTGTCATCGTGGAAAGCATATTCACAGTAACGCCGACTTTAACAGCAGTTAATTCGTAGATGGTACCCTGAGTAAGAATTGCGACGGAATGAACATTATACGAAGGGAAAagcctagtctgtataacgcaaactccagctgtccgggggtttctctcccttcttgggttgcgaggtggttacagggccgcgagcggtcacaagaggcttgattgaattcggGCTAGGAAAAGCCTTAACTGTAAAGAAAAAAGGAGGTATACCCACAGAATCGCACAGATCACTTCCTTTTCTGGTCTAGGTAAATTTGTTCTAGCTCGAATTCACGATCTTTAACTTTAAAATGGGTATCAAAATACTATGTTATTTTTTTGTGCAATTTCGGCAAAGTTTTTACAAACAGCTGCTTATAAAATATTTAAATCACAACATTTTTATTTGCGCATACCCTcagtttaaaagaaaatgagaCGAACAAAAATATAACTTATGGATATATCAATAAAGAAACTAAATAGGATTTTTCAAACAGACGGTACGGATTTGAAAATACTCGTTACTCACCGTTATCGATGCTTATGAAGTTTCAATAGTAGTTTCGTTCTCAAGAAAAATCTTCTTCTCCCCAAACGTTGTTTTGCTGCCGAGCCGCTGACTTCTCTAGACTGTGCGCACTTCGTCCCTTATATACCATTCCCGTATCCTGTTTACGTCCCGCCCAGTGTTAAATACGGCTTCTATGACTTATGTTTTATCGAAGGACGCACGTCATTCGGGGAAATGGGGACTTAGCCAGAAAGGACCGGGGGCACACCACGCTTTTCATAACACAAATTCTTCACGTATGAATATCATACTAGGGGCGTGTCAGTATAGATAGCCCCCTCTGCAAAGCGGTACAACTCTATTAAGTCGAATTGCAAGAATCATATGACTAGTTTTTATGACGCTTAATCCTTTAAGCTGTTGACGTGGCTATAATGTTGACAGGCTAACCTTGTCCTAGTTGAGCTATTGTGACAATGACTAATGTTCATTGTCAAGGTTATAGCCTTGCCCGGTCAAAGCCGTCTTGCATGTTTACGCAAGAGAAAAACGTGTGTGTTGAAGGTAAGCTATGACGCTCTACTAAAAAAATGACGTATACTTGGACGTATCTAGTGCATTTCTAATGCATTCACGCCTTAGTTTATGTTATATAGTGTTAGAGGAAAAATACAGCGTGGTGTGACATAATCAAGTACGACAGTCAAATAAATGTCAATGTTTCTTCTTTGTATTTTCATATTATCCCGAACATCATGACAATCAGTTGCAAAACGGAAATGTAACCAAGTCACCTTTTAAAAGATATTTGAACAAATGTCGTACATTTCTATCAATAGATCATTAATCAATTCAcacacatgaaaaagaaaaattcttgtTATTCACACGTAAAATGGTTCCTCCCACCACCGGAAGTGATACAATCTTGTAAGACTGGTATTAAAATACGTTAGTCTGAAAGGCGGGATCCCATTGCAATGGGAGGGTATCGTAAGCGTCATGCATACATTCTGGAAACCTCCGGACGAAGCGGGTTGGCTATTTTTAAACTACACGCTAGAGATCGTATCTATTTATGGAGAGGTTTCTCGAGGGCGTCGGTCCAACCGGAGAGTTCGTTGTGCGCTCGGATTTTGAAAACGTccaaaacaaattaagaatAGATACACAAGAGGGAGAACAACTATTTCAACTGCTCTTATTCCGGAACCGTACCTTTTTATGGTAAAGACGTACACTATGTATTTAGCTTTGGAAAATGTCTGAGTcaattgtatatatgtattacgTGCTTGAAAGAATATGTTTCACCGCAAGTAACCTTTGTCCGTGAGTCACCAATTGGGCGCGTCCCTAAGTTCGAGAACTGTCAAGACAAGGTCGTtgtcaaaaataattttttcctgaatatacgtacatgtatgttgcccCTGGGtaaataagataaaatgaaatgaaatgtaaaagGCATAGATGTTGACACAAGAACCTATTTCATAAGCCATCCTAGTCCTTTGCGGTAGCCTCATATGTTTAATTCTTATCTTGATTTAACTGCCCTTGAAATTGACCATCTCCGTTTTTATGACGTCAATCACCATATTCTTTTATAAAATCTGCGAGATTCATCTCATGACGTGTATGATTTAATCTCAAtccttttaaaaactttttttgacCAAAGGTGACTTAATTGGCTCTTCTGTTTTTCTGTTGACGCCAGTCGTTGATAAATCGGAGCTCGTTCCAAAATAATTATTGTTAcgatagcaacaaaaaaatgcagCTTTTTCAAGGTGGAGATTGCAATTTGAAGAATTTTAAGCCGTATAGATTGGTCGATTTTGAGGTAAtgtgcttggggaccgtattgGGTTACAGTCcaccaagcagatacggggccccaagcagatacagtcgccaagcagatacggccccagccaaagaacctggccccgataagttgaaaaatcaccgtgcgggaggcctgcaacggaggctagcaatGACAACAGTATATCACCACCTGTCCATGACAAGCCGTGTCGTCTCATTTAGGATCATTTATGGCTCAAATACAGGTGACACATGTCAAGACTAAAAAAAATTTCGCCAGGTTTGAAAACTAGACATTATTTtgacatacccccccccccattcccgCCAAAAAGTGCAACCTTTGAAAAAAGAGTAGGTATCTCTGAGCAAAATCTCCCCCCCCCTAACAAGATAAGTCAAATATACCATATATGATCTGCAACTCAATGACTGCGCATTGTATTCTGGATACGTCCATTTCCTACTTGTATCAagtttcaactttgacctatgtttgttttcaaacatgCTCATCATGATTTTCGAAGACTGCACATTCATTACATCTTGGATTAACATCTTATTGCTGTGAGAATATGTACACTCGATTGTACACTTTATTCAAAAGTATACGATCTTTGACAGGTTTAAAAACTTCAAGGTTTTCTGGGTACGTGCTCAGCTGATcgtttcaactttgacctatgTTTGTTTACACCCAGACTTATCAAGATTTTGGAACACTGCACGTTTGTTGGATTAACACCACATTTCCGTGCCAATGTCTACAgtaaaattcattttcataaaaTCTTTTGACGAGTTTACAAACTTCAATGTTACCACTCCAGATGTCTCCGCAGTCGTGTTGTCTTGTTtgacgccatgtttgttttcactACCAAATATGGAAGTCACCGGGAGTTTTGCATTTTAGCCTTATCTGCATATTGTGATTGGACGCCGTCGTTGTCGAAAGTTTAATCTATACGATCGTTGCTTTACTTTAGAATTATGGTCTCTCAAAAGTGGTTGAACAGGAAATAACCTTGGGAGGCGTTACAAGCTCAGCGTTCGTGTCTACAGAGGTCGAAGTTTACTGGCGTTCAGTCTCCCAAACCTGCGACGTTATACCTTCGGGCGTTGAGTGCCAAAACTGGTGTTCTGACGTCCAACATAATTGCTCAAATGGTCGAGCCCAAAAAaggggacacacacacacacaaacacgcacaacTCAATATACTGCGCATAACATGGGTGTAATAAATACTTTGTGTACCTTGCATTGTAGATATTTGATCTGCATATCTTAAAGATTCTTGCATATAACTGTGGATTCTGTTTAAGAAAAAAGATGGTACTGTCTATCACAGGTTACAGGTTGAAACAACTCATTCAGTACTTCGAACTCTGGCATTTCCCGCACATCTTTTTCACGGTATTGCACACTGTCAGGTAAAGCTTTGACTAGGACGGCCACGCTGGTTTACCCACTCCAGCATGAGGTAGGTAACTACTGGAAATACATTATATTCCATATCATAAATCCGCTAGTATGTATCTATAAGTATTGACATAAGAATCATTTGTGCAATGTAGAAAGAGACTTATTAACACTGAAAAAAGTCCTCCTTTCTTTGAGGAAATGACAGCAAAATCTTAATCGTTAACAAACGTCTATTATCAAATAACAACGCTGATGTGATGAACTTGTGTCGAGTAGTCTCAAATCAAATAATCTCAAGTAGGTAGGCCTTTTGAAAACTTCCACATGAAGAACAACTTTGTCAAAGTAAAATGGTTGCCAGTTGAAATCTATACAAATAGGCGCGGCAGACAAGAGATTTGCCTCGGGTGGAAAGCGCTCGAGTGTGAGAAAATAGGAGAACTTGTAAGCTTATGTTCAATAAAATGATCTTGAATGCCATATTATTGGCTTCTAGAATGATATTAGAACTTGAAATGTTTTCCTGTCAGCTAACGACAAAATCAGCTGTTTAGTCACGGGTTTAAGTTGCGGTTCGTATCAGGGTTTCCAATTTGAAGCAGTGTGTTTACAGCTAGCAGTAAACTAGGGTCTTTTTTTAGCAGAAAAAGTTAACACTGTCTTGATCCCAGGTTACTTATGAAATCTAGGCAACCAGTCATTTTTGCTCTGTTTCGATACATTGTTGGCATTTTAAGTGATAACTTCTTTCTCCATCTATCGTTAAAATCATGCACTTACACCCTGTAAACAGATTCATGAACAACACATGACAACACATCACAATATACCAGTGAAACTAACTGTTATGAATAAAACTACCTTTCAAAAACATAGTGCTTCCAGAACGTGTTGTGATAGTAGTTATCTGTCAATGGACTGATAACTGGATGATGTCATTTTTAGAACGGAGGAGGATGATTAGGTGAGTTTTGAGCGAAGTCGAAAATCATGTCCACACAGCTTTCAGTATCTTGATGTATTTTCTGATCAACAATTTTTTGTCATTGCACCGTAAGACAGAAAAAGGAAATGGGtctaaacacacaaacacagcagcTCTTGTATGAATTTATAGCACAAGTAGTAACATTTCAGTATTGTAATATCGAGACCTCTCGCTTCTCTGTGGTATCTATATTGTACCGTCTGATTCATGTAATTTGTATCCTCAGTCTTTATGTAATTGTTTGCTAAGATTCATGAAAGAATAAAGTCCTTTGTATTTCTTAGTTATTTAGTGTAATGCACATATTTATCACTTTGGAGGGTCTATAGTCTAGCAGTTAACCATTGGaacacacacaagctacataaTATATCATAGTATAACGTTACTAATAAACGATGTTAATTTCTCTTTGCTTTAGGTCACATGTCTGGATTTTGGTCTTTCTTGTTCTGGCACTTGTGGTGACCATAGAGGGAGGAAAGTGCCCCAAAAGGTTTAAAAAACGTAAGTCTCTCTTTATTCAATTAAACACAAGTCATGTTCACTAGCGTTTTATAAGGTATCTGCAATTGCAAATCGCACttaatgtttttttaagtaTCACGGAATGTAGTCTACTGTTTGAACAGTTAAAAGTGGCATTAACAAGTTATATACTCTGTATATTATATAGCACTAAATGCATCAAATGTATTTCATATCTATTTGAATTGAAGGTGAATACCGTCCTGGGGTTTCTAtgtcatgtttttgattttcatactatagggctcaaaatactacCTGCTCATGCAAGTTAGTGCATGTGAATAGGAGGTGCACAGGTATTTCTAATGTCTTCATAATCAAATGCATGATTCACAAATGTGACATAAGACCAGTATGGGCCTCCACTGCCTTGTATTCTTCATAGTAGCATCCTTAGATAAAACAATAAACTCAACAAACAACACTCAAAATGGTAAGActagtaaagtttccaaacacTGTTTTTGATGAATGCAAGATAAAAAATGGCGTGGAGCAGCTTATGATGAGTCATCTTTATCGCCTTAATCTTACCATTGTCTACaaacattttctaaatgccTGATATCGATGTAAAGCATATTGTGGGTTATAATTTGAGTTCTGTCCGTGGTTAGAATATGTTAATTAACACAAAGGGCATTAGTCGGTTTTTAGAAAACATATACTTCAACATGAGTAACGAAAAGTAATTTCGCCCGATAGGTCAGCATTGCACAGTTCATTAAACGCATTGAAAAGAGACGTCATGAGGAAATGAAACTTTGTGGAAAGTTCCTCGTGACGTCTGCTCTTTTTGATTCATTTTATGAACTGTGCAATGCTGACCTATCGGGCGAACTTGCTTTTAACCTCGTTACTCGTGTTGAAGTATGTGCTTTCAAAAACAACCTTATTTGgtcatacatttacacaacaCTAAAAATGTTTATGTTGTGTTAATTCCCCACAACTCAATTTAGTTGAAAATACATCAATACACATATATTACTGCAAACACGTTCTAATGTAAGTTTAAGGTACGTCAACATATGTGTAGACAGATGAGACCACTGATATAGTAATAAAATTGGTCGAACTTTTTTATTGACTTAGGCATTGGGTCTGATACATCCTTAAGAAGAGAGAAACATATCAATATCAAAACTACAAAGTTTTACCTTCTATGCAATAGGGAATTCATTATAATAATctaaaaatcaacatgaaagttTGAGACGATGATTATGGTGTATTTCGAGAGCCAATGTCACCAATGTGAATATACGTTTGCTGCTGCGTttgaagaaatattttgaaaaaaaaaggttttccaaCTCTTTTACCATGTAAATATTCGACCTATCAGACCATTTCTTTTAACCTGGTTACATTTGAATGGGGCAATAGCCTACTTCGATGTGCAGACCaatgaaaaatgttgtattgtaCTAGAACCTGAATTTGCAAAAAGTGCAGTAACTTAGTAAACCAATGGGGTCAGTTCACAACCATGTACCAAGTTTTCATACCAAGTTGATTCTTCTGTGACCGTATGTCGGACAGTAGCCGTCacgctgcagcagcgacacctagcggaaGTGTGAAGTACACCAATTTAAAATGCCCTGGGGATTGACAGAAGGTTACGCAAACTTCGACGCGACGGGGTATGATCACTTGATTGATCATAAAGAACTTTAAATTGTTGtatcagatacatgtaattgtatagGGTCACATTTATGTTCAAGGATATTCATTCGTCTGATCTTCGACTTTCGTGTAAGCAAAGTACTGAAATAGATACGTCACGATATG is a window of Branchiostoma lanceolatum isolate klBraLanc5 chromosome 8, klBraLanc5.hap2, whole genome shotgun sequence DNA encoding:
- the LOC136440765 gene encoding uncharacterized protein translates to MLSTMTSRPFHWEDPLHSWVKDRNIWREEYSHDWMDSFFSGWDRTSKRSGIKGYRSVAPPTCSPVFPACHTAPHGHNDVEETNTKREDYAKSWIQHLEEQEVPNLMNINFMKPHTADVNNNQSLNTEKVRNIPVAMKAAKTVKNEAKKKMESGKLVTSKDDSKKEISANKAGKSTKERWISVVREGKEGLAPIWSVQSPAVKLTGTVVEGTMKKEDYSHDWDDAEVIATQCGLSEFNNKGREELDREWRQELLYCYPWETEGAFYRDVIHVELNQKTDKKGRPVLRRELSFGS